From Myxococcus xanthus, a single genomic window includes:
- a CDS encoding aldo/keto reductase → MRTRRQFLSAAATGAAAFAAAPLLACAAGEGTVMPTKGKHATRSVPTNAPGNKFRPTTRIGLGGVAIGNGFASTSDAQAQATLEAAWAAGVRYFDTSPWYGLGLSERRFGRFLHTRDANEYVLSTKVGRILTAADAPPPKLLWSDASPFNYQYDYSAAGVRRSVEDSLQRLGVSRIDIVFIHDLSPDNQDMGDKWTEYFDQAIKGAIPELTKMREEGLIKAWGFGVNRAEPALRALEVSDPDIFLLATQYSLTNHEEALSKTFPALEKRGISVVVGSPLDAGYLAGRNRYLYDGTIPPGVQEKRARMSAIAAKHGIDLRTAALQFAAAPSVVSSVIPGARTPEQVKANVQSMTVAIPDAFWEALKKEGLIARDAPIPSKA, encoded by the coding sequence ATGCGGACTCGACGCCAATTCCTTTCCGCCGCCGCCACCGGGGCCGCCGCGTTCGCCGCCGCGCCCCTGCTCGCCTGCGCCGCGGGCGAAGGCACGGTGATGCCGACGAAGGGCAAGCACGCCACCCGGTCCGTTCCCACCAACGCGCCGGGCAACAAGTTCCGGCCCACCACCCGCATTGGCCTGGGCGGCGTGGCCATTGGCAATGGCTTCGCGTCCACCAGCGACGCGCAGGCGCAGGCCACCCTGGAGGCCGCCTGGGCCGCCGGCGTGCGCTACTTCGACACGTCGCCCTGGTACGGCCTGGGCCTGAGTGAACGCCGCTTCGGCCGCTTCCTGCACACCCGCGACGCGAACGAGTACGTGCTGTCCACGAAGGTGGGCCGCATCCTCACCGCCGCGGACGCGCCGCCGCCGAAGCTGCTGTGGAGCGACGCCTCCCCCTTCAACTACCAATACGACTATTCGGCCGCCGGGGTGCGCCGCTCCGTCGAGGACAGCCTGCAGCGGCTCGGCGTGTCGCGCATCGACATCGTGTTCATCCACGACCTGTCGCCGGACAACCAGGACATGGGCGACAAGTGGACGGAGTACTTCGACCAGGCCATCAAGGGCGCCATCCCCGAGCTGACGAAGATGCGCGAGGAAGGCCTCATCAAGGCCTGGGGCTTCGGCGTCAACCGAGCGGAGCCCGCGCTGCGCGCCCTCGAGGTCAGCGACCCGGACATCTTCCTGCTGGCCACGCAGTACTCGCTGACGAACCACGAGGAGGCCCTGAGCAAGACGTTCCCCGCGCTGGAGAAGCGCGGCATCTCCGTGGTGGTGGGCTCGCCGCTCGACGCCGGCTACCTCGCCGGACGCAACCGCTACCTCTACGACGGCACCATTCCGCCCGGCGTGCAGGAGAAGCGCGCCCGCATGAGCGCGATTGCCGCGAAGCACGGCATCGACCTGCGCACGGCCGCGCTCCAGTTCGCCGCCGCGCCTTCCGTCGTCTCCTCCGTCATTCCTGGAGCGCGCACGCCCGAACAGGTGAAGGCGAACGTGCAGTCCATGACGGTCGCGATTCCAGACGCCTTCTGGGAGGCACTGAAGAAGGAAGGGTTGATTGCGCGGGACGC